A part of Streptomyces sp. NBC_01451 genomic DNA contains:
- a CDS encoding YkgJ family cysteine cluster protein, with the protein MKLGDAEALVRLVAGGLARDPDPAALDALYESLPRLECQRKCGSACGPVPLSPLERNRIRASGVRWVDGRVITLSVGQRVGTTCTALDQEKMQCRAYEVRPMVCRIWGLVEELACPWGCMPEGGYLDTIEGLRLMNLSLWYGGDLNGMEPSKWERLAANPHRRRLAAEFLAQAKPVQEDARIIQTTIPVRLAS; encoded by the coding sequence ATGAAACTTGGCGACGCGGAAGCACTGGTCCGGCTCGTGGCCGGCGGCCTGGCGCGGGACCCCGACCCCGCGGCACTCGACGCTCTTTACGAGTCCCTCCCCCGCTTGGAGTGCCAGCGAAAATGCGGGTCTGCCTGCGGCCCTGTGCCGCTGAGCCCCCTGGAAAGAAACCGGATCAGGGCGAGCGGGGTGCGGTGGGTCGACGGCCGGGTAATTACTCTGTCCGTAGGACAAAGAGTGGGGACGACCTGTACCGCGCTGGACCAAGAAAAGATGCAGTGCCGTGCGTATGAAGTACGGCCCATGGTCTGCCGCATTTGGGGCCTCGTGGAGGAACTGGCCTGCCCCTGGGGGTGCATGCCCGAGGGTGGGTATCTGGACACCATCGAGGGCCTGCGCCTGATGAATCTGTCCCTGTGGTACGGCGGCGACCTGAACGGCATGGAGCCGTCAAAGTGGGAGAGACTCGCGGCGAACCCACACCGGCGCCGACTCGCGGCCGAATTCCTGGCCCAAGCGAAGCCCGTTCAGGAGGATGCGCGGATCATTCAGACGACCATCCCGGTGCGGCTGGCGAGCTGA
- a CDS encoding histone-like nucleoid-structuring protein Lsr2, translating into MSRIKLVILLDDLANDDTTEADETVQFSLDGVDYEIDLTEANAQKLRARLKEFTQAGRVVPKRRRLPRPMTEPAGASATLSRHQGGIDPKAARAWATEHGLIAPKQRGVLGRNIKDAYNAFQRGDIGPLNKLKQAQNDHGTTPATDKPNTPPEPPKRRPLHAVPEPPAEPEPQAEADEDYNEAKAREYYQPLTQAQRHPDVQDDQKWDRRTGYGVDRTEKIKEWTLTERIATVSNQHATILNQLAGITALNSKGGVSYLKTSATRLHNLEFIKYAPTSLHGWEITNFGRYAVRIHGMG; encoded by the coding sequence GTGAGCCGCATCAAGCTCGTCATCCTCCTCGATGACCTTGCCAACGACGACACCACCGAAGCCGACGAGACGGTCCAGTTCAGCCTCGACGGCGTGGACTACGAAATCGACCTCACCGAAGCCAACGCCCAGAAACTGCGCGCCCGGCTCAAGGAGTTCACACAGGCCGGCCGCGTCGTCCCCAAGCGCAGGCGCTTGCCGCGGCCCATGACCGAGCCCGCCGGCGCCAGCGCCACCCTCAGCCGGCACCAGGGCGGCATCGACCCCAAGGCCGCCCGCGCCTGGGCCACCGAGCACGGCCTCATCGCCCCGAAACAGCGCGGAGTGCTCGGCCGGAACATCAAGGACGCCTACAACGCCTTCCAGCGCGGCGACATCGGCCCCCTAAACAAACTCAAGCAGGCGCAGAACGACCACGGCACCACCCCCGCCACCGACAAGCCCAACACCCCGCCGGAGCCCCCCAAGCGCCGGCCCCTGCACGCCGTCCCCGAACCCCCGGCAGAGCCCGAGCCCCAGGCCGAGGCCGACGAGGACTACAACGAAGCCAAAGCCCGCGAGTACTACCAGCCGCTCACCCAGGCTCAGCGCCACCCCGATGTTCAGGACGACCAGAAGTGGGACCGCCGCACTGGCTACGGCGTCGACCGCACCGAAAAAATCAAGGAATGGACGCTGACAGAACGCATCGCCACCGTCAGCAACCAGCACGCCACCATCCTCAATCAGCTCGCCGGGATCACGGCCCTCAACAGCAAGGGAGGTGTCTCTTACCTCAAGACCAGCGCCACCCGACTCCACAATCTGGAGTTCATCAAGTACGCCCCTACGTCCCTCCACGGCTGGGAGATCACAAACTTCGGCCGGTACGCCGTCCGAATCCACGGCATGGGGTGA
- a CDS encoding Lsr2 family DNA-binding protein, protein MGQQAIAGNGGVAYPEADRSVRPILQLAASAPAVPHQLDHTAPPAEPAPRAEPEPAPAQAPTPHPAPAKDPEVREWAKRYQVPDVPARGRVPAHIRTAYEAFQEDERGPWKALLQKAGINPTKALATARRLTAVDSAKQAAPTQEEIDRKTAELVGKLSGAQLTHLREMFGAPDGRATANRKTKTSFEALMHRGCCTLITDDEETSTYEITNVGRLWFNVRGIDPADA, encoded by the coding sequence ATGGGCCAGCAGGCCATCGCCGGAAACGGCGGCGTGGCTTACCCGGAAGCCGACCGCAGCGTCCGGCCCATCCTTCAACTCGCCGCAAGCGCCCCGGCAGTTCCCCACCAGCTCGACCACACCGCACCGCCGGCCGAACCCGCACCGCGAGCCGAACCCGAACCCGCACCCGCACAAGCTCCAACGCCACACCCCGCACCCGCCAAGGACCCCGAGGTACGGGAGTGGGCCAAGCGCTACCAAGTCCCCGACGTCCCCGCTAGGGGCCGCGTACCCGCACACATCCGCACGGCCTACGAAGCCTTCCAGGAAGACGAGAGGGGGCCCTGGAAGGCACTTCTCCAGAAAGCAGGCATCAACCCAACCAAGGCCCTGGCCACAGCACGCAGGCTCACCGCAGTCGACTCCGCCAAGCAAGCAGCACCCACCCAGGAAGAGATCGACCGCAAGACCGCAGAACTCGTCGGCAAACTCAGCGGCGCCCAACTCACCCACCTACGCGAGATGTTCGGCGCCCCCGACGGCCGCGCCACAGCCAACCGCAAGACCAAGACCAGCTTCGAAGCACTCATGCACCGAGGCTGCTGCACCCTGATCACTGACGACGAAGAGACCAGTACCTACGAGATCACCAACGTCGGACGCCTGTGGTTCAACGTCCGCGGCATCGACCCCGCCGACGCCTAA
- a CDS encoding DUF6881 domain-containing protein, whose amino-acid sequence MSNENTVDGGTYFTAPIVQRSTNYPLTEFVIAAHLGIEEFTADNAEECLRRVKALFELYEELGVPLVYLKDEVPFSSRYANRAFIRHHLGQRTAGIAKTPEEFDRHLKKVKTSRTGIPSRSYYRITRFGASVRLAEPCVILQEVDDHGDFEIRRVELYPDGRMLWHNDEDGLEPGTTTKEWTEAAEVPLLSVLNSRAFQRAEEVPAEEFKKLWPAARRQGCKWVLSLHAPREWLHLDETESVYCGATDLTDDGSAFCTEHREIAGRMFPALFPGA is encoded by the coding sequence ATGAGCAACGAGAACACGGTCGACGGAGGCACGTACTTCACCGCCCCCATCGTGCAGCGGTCCACCAACTACCCGCTGACGGAATTCGTCATCGCCGCGCACCTCGGCATCGAGGAGTTCACCGCGGACAACGCCGAAGAGTGCCTGCGCCGCGTGAAGGCACTCTTCGAGCTGTACGAGGAGTTGGGCGTCCCGCTGGTCTACCTGAAGGACGAGGTGCCCTTCTCGTCGCGGTACGCCAACCGGGCCTTCATCCGCCACCACCTGGGCCAGCGGACGGCAGGCATCGCCAAGACGCCGGAGGAGTTCGACCGCCACCTCAAGAAGGTCAAGACCAGCCGCACCGGAATCCCCAGCCGCTCCTACTACCGCATCACTCGATTCGGCGCGAGCGTGCGTCTGGCCGAGCCGTGCGTGATCCTCCAGGAAGTCGACGATCACGGTGACTTCGAGATCCGCCGGGTGGAGCTGTACCCGGACGGCCGGATGCTGTGGCACAACGACGAGGACGGGCTGGAGCCCGGGACGACGACGAAGGAGTGGACCGAGGCCGCCGAGGTGCCCCTGCTGTCCGTACTCAACAGCCGCGCCTTCCAGCGAGCCGAGGAGGTGCCGGCCGAGGAGTTCAAGAAGCTGTGGCCCGCCGCCAGGCGCCAGGGCTGCAAGTGGGTCCTCTCCCTGCACGCACCGCGCGAGTGGCTGCACCTCGACGAGACCGAGTCGGTGTACTGCGGTGCCACGGACCTCACCGACGACGGCTCGGCGTTCTGCACCGAGCACCGCGAGATCGCCGGCCGGATGTTCCCCGCACTGTTCCCGGGAGCGTAG
- a CDS encoding DUF7178 family protein: MDEKTREQYVQNILEAFGRATADQEQRGRAWYRVAHSLANIIADGNVREGAGVLAALSANKSWRENERLARSAYTEGPSGHTGDTLRKVERIMLGEDPEDVLPMSMKTGHFFRCILDPEDPDPVVIDRHAHDIAVGAVYGNEDRGLSAKQRYALLAHCYREAGLRLEEIPSVVQAVTWVAHTERLAGTDGRPKNR, translated from the coding sequence GTGGACGAGAAAACGCGCGAACAGTACGTCCAGAACATCCTCGAAGCCTTCGGCCGCGCGACCGCGGACCAGGAGCAGCGAGGCCGGGCGTGGTACCGAGTGGCTCACAGCCTGGCGAACATCATCGCGGACGGCAACGTTCGGGAAGGCGCCGGCGTTCTGGCGGCGCTGTCGGCGAACAAGTCCTGGCGGGAGAACGAACGGCTCGCCCGGAGCGCCTACACCGAAGGGCCGTCCGGCCACACCGGGGACACCCTGCGCAAGGTCGAGCGGATCATGCTGGGCGAAGACCCGGAGGACGTGCTCCCGATGTCCATGAAGACCGGCCATTTCTTCCGGTGCATCCTCGACCCGGAAGACCCTGACCCGGTCGTCATCGACCGTCACGCCCACGACATCGCAGTGGGCGCCGTCTACGGCAACGAGGACCGGGGCCTCAGCGCGAAGCAGCGGTACGCCCTTCTGGCGCACTGTTACCGCGAGGCCGGACTGAGGCTGGAGGAAATCCCCAGCGTCGTCCAGGCCGTCACCTGGGTAGCGCACACAGAGCGACTGGCCGGGACGGACGGCAGGCCGAAGAACCGTTGA